Proteins encoded in a region of the Streptomyces akebiae genome:
- a CDS encoding MAB_1171c family putative transporter: MIDLLFAGVALVLLLAAGYWVRGRGGHRPTGTWAMAALLVSFACAFGSYVSVVENAVESVVPDGGRLLSNSFTLTAATSVLAFMLQLDQEPDEARRNIRRRVLFLGISVTAMTVLFTASQLNDDSPQLYALYVLIYVTYLSVTAKDFGTQTWKQAGHSRRKSQRVGLRITSVGCVFALLYAAYKVFGLVSIGLELDLLPHGVRCSTPISPVRCVFSVTAPAVAVLLVTVGLTLPAVVWPFSQFLRRRWESRSFAALAPLWKDITDTTPEVVLGPAGSQHVDDSDFHLHRRVIEINDGVLALRPHRSVRVQESAERAVAARGLTGTQEGDAIVEAAILRAAVHAKTTGSEPRTGSEPRTGSEPRTGSEPRTGNELRTGAAPAPSRTASRAGNLRAETEWLLLVAQAYTQHETTPTTDPLAPSGTDPRT, from the coding sequence ATGATCGACCTCTTGTTCGCAGGCGTGGCCCTCGTGCTGCTGCTCGCCGCCGGGTACTGGGTCCGGGGCCGGGGCGGCCACCGGCCGACCGGCACCTGGGCCATGGCGGCACTGCTCGTCTCCTTCGCCTGTGCCTTCGGCTCGTACGTGTCCGTCGTGGAGAACGCCGTCGAAAGCGTCGTCCCCGACGGCGGGCGCCTGCTCAGCAACTCCTTCACGCTGACCGCCGCGACCTCCGTCCTGGCGTTCATGCTCCAGCTCGACCAGGAACCCGACGAGGCCCGGCGGAACATCCGACGGCGCGTGCTCTTCCTCGGCATCTCCGTCACCGCCATGACGGTGCTGTTCACCGCCAGCCAGTTGAACGACGATTCACCCCAGCTGTACGCGCTCTACGTGCTGATCTACGTCACGTACCTCAGCGTCACCGCGAAGGACTTCGGCACGCAGACCTGGAAACAGGCCGGCCACTCACGCCGCAAGAGCCAGCGCGTAGGACTGCGCATCACCTCCGTCGGCTGCGTCTTCGCCCTGCTGTACGCCGCCTACAAGGTCTTCGGCCTGGTCTCCATCGGGCTCGAACTGGACCTCCTGCCGCACGGCGTCCGATGCTCGACGCCCATCAGCCCCGTCCGCTGCGTGTTCAGCGTCACGGCGCCGGCGGTCGCGGTACTCCTCGTCACCGTGGGGCTCACCCTCCCGGCGGTCGTGTGGCCGTTCAGCCAGTTCCTGCGCCGTCGCTGGGAGTCGAGGTCGTTCGCCGCGCTGGCCCCCCTGTGGAAGGACATCACCGACACGACCCCTGAGGTCGTCCTGGGCCCGGCGGGGTCGCAGCACGTGGACGACTCCGACTTCCACCTCCACCGCCGGGTGATCGAGATCAACGACGGAGTGCTCGCCCTTCGCCCCCACCGCTCGGTGCGCGTCCAGGAGAGCGCCGAACGGGCCGTCGCCGCACGCGGCTTGACGGGAACCCAGGAAGGAGACGCCATCGTCGAGGCCGCGATCCTGCGCGCGGCCGTACACGCGAAGACAACGGGAAGCGAACCCAGAACGGGAAGCGAACCCAGAACGGGAAGCGAACCCAGAACGGGAAGCGAACCCAGGACCGGAAACGAACTTAGAACCGGAGCCGCACCCGCGCCCTCCAGAACCGCCTCCCGAGCGGGCAACCTCCGAGCCGAGACCGAATGGCTGCTGCTCGTAGCCCAGGCATACACCCAGCACGAAACCACCCCCACCACCGACCCCCTGGCACCGTCCGGAACGGATCCCCGAACGTGA
- the haaN gene encoding cyclophane-containing RiPP N-acetyltransferase HaaN yields the protein MTVTIRPAEKRDVPAVAGLIEEIERFYGAADTDIQPIEERRLQVEEALFGVPPLASALLVEDETGDIVGLAAYSFLWPATGSSHSLFLKELYVRDTLRRQGIGARLMDELRALAAARPGCSRVEWMTDRDNPGARAFYESRGFTESDGKIVYRVDSGTA from the coding sequence ATGACCGTGACGATCCGTCCCGCGGAGAAGCGGGACGTCCCGGCCGTGGCCGGGCTGATCGAGGAGATCGAGCGGTTCTACGGGGCCGCCGACACAGATATCCAGCCGATCGAGGAGCGCCGCCTCCAGGTGGAAGAAGCCCTCTTCGGCGTGCCACCGCTGGCTTCCGCCCTGCTCGTCGAGGACGAGACCGGGGACATCGTGGGCCTCGCCGCCTATTCCTTCCTCTGGCCGGCTACCGGCTCCTCGCACTCCCTGTTCCTGAAGGAGCTCTACGTCCGCGACACCCTGCGTCGGCAGGGCATCGGTGCTCGCCTCATGGACGAACTCCGCGCCCTGGCCGCCGCGCGCCCCGGGTGCAGCCGGGTGGAATGGATGACTGACCGCGACAACCCAGGCGCACGGGCCTTCTACGAGTCGCGCGGGTTCACCGAGTCCGACGGGAAGATCGTCTACCGGGTCGACTCCGGCACCGCGTGA
- a CDS encoding cytochrome P450 family protein: protein MQDPAFFADPYPTYARLREAAPVRRVPTGSGGRHSYLVTGYTEAREAFTDPRLSKDTTKFFAGRPSQRDLHPAVSRNMLATDPPHHARLRALVTKAFTTGAVARLRPYISGLVDELLDAWPDHGTVDLVADLAVPLPVTVICELLGVPESDRASVRTWSSDLFAAGDPRRIDAASHAVGDYMTALVATKRTAPGTSLLDDLIAVRDGQDRLSEDELVSLAVLLLVAGHETTTNFIGNAALALLRHPESLARLRAEPQLLGSALDELLRYDSPVGIATFRYSTEALTLGGTEIPEGAPVLIAPGAANRDPDRFPDPDRLDLTRPAAGHLAFGHGIHRCLGAPLARAEAELALHAVITRHPHASLAAPVETLPWRHTRLTRGLKTLPLTL, encoded by the coding sequence TTGCAGGACCCCGCATTCTTCGCCGACCCCTACCCCACGTACGCCCGCCTGCGCGAAGCGGCACCGGTACGCAGGGTACCCACCGGTTCAGGAGGCCGCCACAGCTACCTGGTCACCGGCTACACCGAGGCCCGGGAGGCGTTCACCGACCCCCGGCTCTCGAAGGACACCACGAAATTCTTCGCCGGTCGGCCGTCGCAACGCGATCTCCACCCGGCCGTCTCCCGGAACATGCTCGCCACCGATCCCCCGCACCACGCCCGGCTACGGGCGCTGGTGACGAAGGCGTTCACCACCGGGGCGGTCGCCCGGCTGCGCCCCTACATCTCGGGCCTCGTCGACGAGTTGCTCGACGCATGGCCGGACCACGGAACGGTGGACCTCGTCGCCGACCTCGCGGTCCCGCTGCCCGTCACGGTCATCTGCGAGCTGCTCGGGGTGCCCGAGTCCGACCGCGCATCCGTACGCACCTGGTCGAGCGACCTGTTCGCCGCCGGAGACCCGCGACGGATCGACGCCGCCTCCCACGCCGTCGGCGACTATATGACCGCCCTCGTCGCCACCAAGCGCACCGCACCCGGCACCAGCCTGCTCGACGACCTCATCGCCGTACGCGACGGCCAGGACCGCCTGTCCGAGGACGAACTCGTATCGCTCGCCGTACTTTTGCTGGTGGCCGGCCACGAGACCACCACCAACTTCATCGGCAACGCGGCCCTCGCCCTCCTCCGGCACCCGGAATCACTCGCGCGACTGAGGGCCGAGCCGCAGCTCCTCGGCAGCGCGCTGGACGAGCTGCTGCGCTACGACTCGCCCGTCGGGATCGCCACGTTCCGCTACAGCACCGAGGCACTCACACTCGGCGGTACGGAGATCCCCGAAGGCGCCCCGGTCCTCATCGCACCCGGCGCCGCCAACCGCGACCCGGACCGATTCCCCGATCCCGACCGCTTGGATCTCACCCGCCCCGCCGCAGGACACCTCGCCTTCGGCCACGGCATCCACCGATGCCTGGGTGCCCCTTTGGCCAGAGCCGAGGCCGAACTCGCCCTCCACGCCGTCATCACCCGCCACCCCCACGCCAGCCTGGCGGCCCCCGTCGAAACCCTCCCCTGGCGCCACACCCGCCTGACCCGAGGCCTGAAGACCCTCCCGCTCACCCTCTGA
- a CDS encoding M48 family metalloprotease encodes MDALRLPHRFNTRDLCDAVAEMRGRPIILRPLSTLGAIDAPCGIRLETPDADLLFYEEGTSALHQNHILAHEVSHIICDHPGTLELDADAFRALGFNPTLVQRMNGRTSYSTDDEREAETMATVIRQHIYRGRELPPREPEKGAERWEALFAKPTRKGRRRR; translated from the coding sequence GTGGACGCGCTTCGGCTCCCTCACCGCTTCAACACCCGAGACCTCTGCGACGCCGTGGCGGAGATGCGCGGCCGTCCGATCATCCTGAGGCCGCTGAGCACCCTCGGCGCGATCGACGCACCCTGCGGGATCCGCCTGGAGACACCCGACGCGGACCTCCTCTTCTACGAGGAGGGAACGTCCGCCCTGCACCAGAACCACATCCTCGCGCACGAGGTCAGCCACATCATCTGCGACCACCCCGGCACGCTGGAGCTGGACGCCGACGCCTTCCGCGCCCTCGGCTTCAACCCCACCCTCGTGCAGCGGATGAACGGACGCACGAGCTACTCCACGGACGACGAGCGCGAGGCCGAGACGATGGCCACCGTCATCCGGCAGCACATCTACCGCGGACGTGAGTTACCTCCCCGTGAGCCCGAGAAGGGCGCCGAACGCTGGGAGGCCCTGTTCGCCAAACCCACCAGGAAGGGCCGTCGGCGCCGATGA
- a CDS encoding helix-turn-helix domain-containing protein has protein sequence MTDDEPRTFAQLLDHLFQEVHPAGRGPYTYAEVAEGIREASGDEGKGLTASAIQQLRTGAKKNPTRHTIKALADFFGVPAGYFVDEQAAHRTRAEIAVLAAMRDQNVRTVALRANGLSAETLQMVTAVIEQARILEGLPGETPSNGLDLDN, from the coding sequence GTGACAGACGACGAGCCGCGCACCTTCGCGCAGTTGCTGGACCACCTCTTCCAGGAGGTCCACCCGGCGGGTCGCGGGCCCTACACGTACGCCGAGGTCGCCGAAGGGATCCGAGAGGCTTCGGGCGACGAGGGCAAGGGGCTCACCGCGAGCGCGATCCAGCAACTGCGCACCGGTGCCAAGAAGAACCCCACAAGGCACACCATCAAGGCGCTCGCCGACTTCTTCGGCGTGCCCGCCGGCTACTTCGTGGACGAGCAGGCCGCCCATCGCACCCGAGCGGAGATCGCGGTCCTCGCCGCCATGCGGGACCAGAACGTCCGCACCGTGGCCCTGCGCGCCAACGGTCTCAGTGCCGAGACCCTCCAGATGGTGACGGCGGTGATCGAGCAGGCCCGCATCCTGGAGGGCCTTCCGGGCGAAACACCCTCGAACGGCCTCGACTTGGACAATTAA
- a CDS encoding class I SAM-dependent methyltransferase: MSGVTPELDANGCDDVRVVTRDGALGAEEFSPYDRMIAAVGMWDLPGTWWDQLAVGGRLVVPLRWRGLSRSVAFRREKDRMTSDSVKMCGFLPVIGQDGERNDYIDDDRFVRLYWDEDQPIVPELLRDALTRPKTVVWTDATVGPVESFDGVWLRLSATERATCRITANPAAMEAGLHRPASPALSPALVEGDSIAYFTLERTAADPGTEPRFRLGAVGYGPAGADLAERICAQIRAWSPARTVEPAVTAYPADTPDNDLADGAVIDRPSVRLVITY; the protein is encoded by the coding sequence GTGAGCGGTGTAACTCCCGAGCTGGACGCGAACGGGTGCGACGACGTTCGCGTGGTCACCAGGGACGGCGCCCTCGGCGCCGAGGAGTTCAGCCCCTACGACCGCATGATCGCCGCCGTCGGCATGTGGGACCTCCCCGGAACCTGGTGGGACCAGCTCGCCGTCGGCGGACGCCTCGTCGTCCCGCTGCGATGGCGCGGGCTGTCGCGGTCCGTGGCGTTCCGACGCGAGAAGGACCGGATGACGTCCGACTCCGTGAAGATGTGCGGCTTCCTCCCGGTGATCGGCCAGGACGGAGAGCGGAACGACTACATCGACGACGACCGGTTCGTCAGGCTCTACTGGGACGAGGACCAGCCCATCGTCCCGGAACTCCTGCGTGACGCCCTCACCCGACCGAAGACGGTCGTCTGGACCGACGCGACGGTCGGCCCCGTCGAGTCCTTCGACGGCGTATGGCTGCGCCTCAGTGCCACCGAGCGAGCGACCTGCCGTATCACCGCGAATCCCGCGGCGATGGAGGCCGGCCTTCACCGCCCCGCCTCGCCCGCCCTGAGCCCCGCCCTCGTCGAGGGTGACTCCATCGCGTACTTCACCCTGGAGCGCACCGCCGCAGACCCGGGCACCGAACCCCGGTTCCGGCTGGGAGCCGTCGGCTACGGCCCGGCCGGCGCCGATCTCGCCGAGCGGATCTGCGCGCAGATCCGCGCCTGGAGCCCGGCCAGGACCGTCGAACCCGCAGTCACCGCCTACCCCGCGGACACACCGGACAACGACCTCGCCGACGGAGCCGTGATCGACCGGCCTTCCGTACGGCTCGTCATCACCTACTGA